One genomic segment of Actinoplanes ianthinogenes includes these proteins:
- a CDS encoding ribonuclease HII: MLAPPRTVVRREAGLYALEQALQRRGFAHVAGADEAGRGACAGPLVAAAAILPAGKRGEVPGLADSKLLTAAARERVYEQVIARALAWSVMIIPPTEVDARGLHVCNLAAMRRALASLTVRPEYVLTDGFPVDGLGVPGLAVWKGDRVAACVAAASVLAKVTRDRLMVELDEKFPDYGFAVHKGYITDEHSAALSKHGPCAEHRFSYVNVAAVSGRGNVPPRARRPASRPADPVPSLFDVSVTEPLLLPGAAEGTVGVASGEQPQPSPSVGEDEAMEGETR, encoded by the coding sequence ATGTTGGCGCCGCCTCGCACCGTGGTGCGCCGGGAGGCCGGGCTCTACGCCCTGGAGCAGGCGCTCCAGCGGCGCGGCTTCGCCCACGTGGCCGGCGCCGACGAGGCGGGCCGGGGCGCCTGCGCCGGTCCGCTGGTGGCCGCCGCGGCGATCCTGCCGGCCGGCAAGCGCGGCGAGGTGCCCGGCCTGGCCGACTCCAAGCTGCTCACCGCCGCGGCCCGGGAGCGGGTGTATGAGCAGGTGATCGCCCGCGCGCTGGCCTGGTCCGTCATGATCATCCCGCCGACTGAGGTGGACGCCCGCGGCCTGCACGTGTGCAACCTGGCGGCGATGCGGCGCGCGCTCGCCTCGCTCACCGTCCGCCCGGAGTATGTGTTGACCGACGGTTTCCCGGTGGACGGGCTGGGCGTGCCCGGGCTGGCGGTGTGGAAGGGTGACCGGGTGGCGGCCTGTGTCGCGGCGGCCAGCGTGCTGGCCAAGGTCACCCGGGACCGGCTCATGGTGGAACTCGACGAGAAGTTCCCGGATTACGGTTTTGCCGTGCACAAAGGTTATATAACGGACGAACACAGCGCTGCGCTCTCGAAGCACGGGCCCTGCGCCGAGCACCGGTTCTCGTATGTGAACGTTGCCGCCGTCTCCGGCCGGGGCAACGTGCCGCCGCGAGCACGCCGGCCGGCGTCCCGCCCGGCGGACCCGGTGCCGTCGTTGTTCGACGTATCCGTTACCGAGCCGCTGCTGCTTCCAGGGGCGGCTGAGGGTACCGTCGGCGTGGCGTCGGGCGAGCAGCCTCAGCCGTCGCCGTCGGTGGGGGAAGATGAGGCCATGGAGGGCGAAACACGATGA
- a CDS encoding NUDIX hydrolase: MTDSNQHVITRRAGRVLLVDLAGRALLLHGGDPARPGMRWWFTPGGGLEPGESTAEAAARELFEETGLRADPAELAGPIRHERAEFSYNGRDYVQAQDFFVLRVADWQVDTAGMDAEERLTITEHRWWSAAEIEASDELIYPADLAALLRSQVEAAQGVPEMGL, encoded by the coding sequence GTGACCGACTCGAACCAGCACGTGATCACCCGCCGCGCCGGCCGGGTTCTCCTGGTCGACCTGGCGGGCCGCGCACTGCTGCTGCACGGCGGTGACCCGGCCCGGCCGGGCATGCGCTGGTGGTTCACGCCGGGCGGCGGGCTGGAGCCGGGGGAGAGCACGGCCGAGGCGGCCGCGCGGGAGCTGTTCGAGGAGACCGGGCTGCGGGCCGACCCGGCCGAGCTGGCCGGTCCGATCCGGCACGAGCGGGCCGAGTTCTCCTACAACGGCCGGGACTACGTGCAGGCTCAGGACTTCTTCGTGCTGCGGGTCGCCGACTGGCAGGTCGACACCGCCGGGATGGACGCCGAGGAGCGGCTCACCATCACCGAGCATCGCTGGTGGTCGGCGGCCGAGATCGAGGCGAGCGACGAGCTGATCTACCCGGCGGATCTGGCGGCGCTGCTGCGCTCGCAGGTCGAGGCGGCTCAGGGCGTACCGGAAATGGGTCTTTGA
- the lepB gene encoding signal peptidase I, producing the protein MIDEQTEKRRGSFWRELPILLGVAILVAVLVRAFVLQTFYIPSPSMEHTLNVWDRVLVNKLVYDFRDPKRGEIIVFKAPGEWQSGAEGEDFIKRVIGTPGDHVICCDAQNRLVINGHSLDEPYIYTDADGTRNQVADEKFDITVPAGRLWVMGDHREASGDSLEHYEQSTAADEAGKMADSTITIDSVVGRAFTIFWPAGRATWLTVPDTYKDIPDAAGQ; encoded by the coding sequence GTGATTGACGAGCAGACCGAAAAACGTCGCGGGTCCTTCTGGCGCGAGCTCCCCATCCTGCTGGGCGTGGCGATTCTGGTCGCCGTCCTGGTGCGCGCCTTCGTGCTCCAGACGTTCTACATCCCGTCGCCGTCGATGGAGCACACCCTCAACGTGTGGGACCGGGTGCTGGTCAACAAGCTCGTCTATGACTTCCGGGATCCGAAACGCGGCGAGATCATCGTCTTCAAGGCGCCCGGCGAGTGGCAGTCCGGCGCCGAGGGTGAGGACTTCATCAAGCGGGTCATCGGCACCCCGGGCGATCACGTGATCTGCTGCGACGCGCAGAACCGGCTCGTCATCAACGGGCACTCGCTGGACGAGCCGTACATCTACACCGACGCCGACGGCACCCGCAACCAGGTGGCCGACGAGAAATTCGACATCACCGTCCCGGCCGGGCGGCTGTGGGTGATGGGGGACCACCGCGAGGCCTCCGGGGACTCGCTGGAGCACTACGAGCAGAGCACCGCCGCCGACGAGGCCGGCAAGATGGCGGACTCGACGATCACCATCGATTCGGTGGTCGGCCGGGCGTTCACGATCTTCTGGCCGGCCGGTCGCGCCACCTGGCTGACCGTGCCGGACACGTACAAAGACATCCCGGACGCCGCCGGTCAGTGA
- the lepB gene encoding signal peptidase I: MEGYRPTARRRSVLRRKEMPLWQELPLLLVVAFCLAVLIRTFLVQAFYIPSGSMQKTLELKDRVLVNKVVYDMRDPLRGEIVVFRGTDNWAPETTEPASNTFGAKLGRTIGDLVGVSRPGERDFIKRVIGLPGDKVACCDDQGRITVNGVAIDEAYIADGFNSDLSQPPIAGQCTSRKFAEITVPAGQMFVMGDHRKVSQDARCQGPVPIQNVIGRAFVIVWPSDRFKSLDVPPVWKQFAEDHPTAAAGPPVPQPRQDPEVAGSIVPLLLSAALSARSGMSFVTRRRRLRA; this comes from the coding sequence ATGGAAGGCTATCGTCCGACGGCCCGGCGGCGGTCGGTGCTGCGGCGCAAGGAGATGCCCCTCTGGCAGGAGCTCCCGCTGCTGCTCGTGGTCGCGTTCTGCCTGGCCGTGCTCATCCGCACCTTCCTGGTCCAGGCGTTCTACATCCCCTCCGGGTCGATGCAGAAGACGCTGGAACTCAAGGATCGGGTGCTGGTCAACAAGGTCGTCTACGACATGCGCGACCCGCTGCGCGGGGAGATCGTGGTGTTCCGCGGCACCGACAACTGGGCGCCGGAGACGACCGAGCCGGCCAGCAACACGTTCGGGGCGAAACTCGGCCGGACCATCGGTGACCTGGTCGGGGTCAGCCGCCCCGGGGAGCGCGATTTCATCAAACGGGTGATCGGCCTTCCGGGTGACAAGGTCGCCTGCTGTGACGACCAGGGCCGGATCACGGTGAACGGGGTGGCCATCGATGAGGCGTACATCGCCGACGGCTTCAACTCCGACCTGAGCCAGCCGCCGATCGCCGGTCAGTGCACCAGCCGGAAATTCGCCGAGATCACCGTGCCGGCCGGGCAGATGTTCGTGATGGGTGACCACCGCAAGGTCTCCCAGGACGCGCGATGCCAGGGTCCGGTGCCGATCCAGAACGTGATCGGTCGCGCGTTCGTGATCGTCTGGCCGAGCGATCGATTCAAGAGTCTCGATGTCCCGCCGGTCTGGAAACAGTTCGCCGAGGACCATCCGACCGCGGCCGCCGGGCCTCCCGTGCCCCAGCCGCGACAGGATCCCGAGGTGGCCGGCAGCATCGTCCCGCTGCTGCTGAGTGCGGCGTTATCCGCGCGTTCCGGCATGTCGTTCGTGACTCGACGACGTAGGCTCCGAGCGTGA
- the rplS gene encoding 50S ribosomal protein L19: MNTLDELDAQSRRTDIPDFRAGDTLKVYARVVEGNRSRVQVFQGVVIGRQGSGLRETFKVRKISFGVGVERTYPFNSPVIDKIEVVTRGDVRRAKLYYLRELRGKKAKIKELREKQSV; encoded by the coding sequence ATGAACACGCTGGACGAGCTCGACGCCCAGTCGCGGCGCACCGACATCCCGGACTTCCGGGCCGGTGACACGCTCAAGGTGTACGCCCGGGTCGTCGAAGGTAACCGTTCCCGTGTCCAGGTCTTCCAGGGCGTCGTGATCGGTCGTCAGGGCTCCGGCCTGCGCGAGACCTTCAAGGTCCGGAAGATCAGCTTCGGCGTCGGTGTCGAGCGGACCTACCCGTTCAACAGCCCGGTGATCGACAAGATCGAGGTCGTCACCCGTGGTGACGTCCGCCGCGCCAAGCTCTACTACCTGCGTGAGCTCCGTGGCAAGAAGGCCAAGATCAAGGAGCTGCGGGAGAAGCAGTCCGTCTGA
- the trmD gene encoding tRNA (guanosine(37)-N1)-methyltransferase TrmD, with product MKVDIISIFPDYFAPLDLSLIGKARTTGTLDLSVHDLRTWTYDVHRTVDDSPYGGGPGMVMRPEPWGEALDAVVTPGSTLVIPSPVGKPFTQADAYELAALPHLVFACGRYEGIDQRVIDDAAARMPVREVSLGDYVLFGGEVAVIVIMEAITRLLPGVLGNADSLTEESHAAGLLEAPVYTKPASWRDRDVPEVLRSGDHGRIARWRRTESLLRTAARRPDLFAAYPPENLDKKDRKALDEAGLELPPPGVAK from the coding sequence GTGAAGGTCGACATCATCTCGATCTTCCCGGATTACTTCGCCCCGCTCGACCTCTCGCTGATCGGCAAGGCGCGGACCACCGGGACGCTCGATCTGTCCGTGCACGATCTGCGCACCTGGACCTATGACGTGCACCGGACGGTGGACGACAGCCCGTACGGCGGCGGCCCCGGCATGGTGATGCGCCCCGAGCCGTGGGGCGAGGCGCTCGACGCGGTCGTCACACCCGGGTCGACGCTGGTCATCCCGTCCCCGGTGGGCAAGCCGTTCACCCAGGCCGACGCGTACGAGCTGGCCGCCCTGCCGCACCTGGTCTTCGCCTGCGGGCGATATGAGGGCATCGACCAGCGGGTGATCGACGACGCCGCGGCGCGGATGCCGGTGCGCGAGGTCTCGCTCGGCGACTACGTGCTGTTCGGCGGCGAGGTCGCGGTCATCGTGATCATGGAGGCGATCACCCGCCTGCTGCCCGGGGTGCTCGGCAACGCCGACTCGCTGACCGAGGAGTCGCACGCGGCCGGCCTGCTGGAGGCCCCGGTGTACACCAAGCCGGCGTCCTGGCGGGACCGGGACGTTCCGGAGGTGCTGCGCTCGGGCGACCACGGGCGGATCGCTCGCTGGCGGCGTACCGAAAGTTTGTTGCGGACCGCGGCCCGGCGGCCGGACCTGTTCGCGGCCTACCCGCCGGAGAACCTCGACAAGAAGGACCGCAAGGCCCTCGACGAGGCCGGATTGGAGCTCCCGCCACCCGGTGTGGCAAAGTAG
- the rimM gene encoding ribosome maturation factor RimM (Essential for efficient processing of 16S rRNA), with product MLLVVGQIGKPHGIRGEVSVVVRTDEPEERFTVGSVFTTEVPRDRRVSTGPAGASAPGVRFEVPKQLKLESIRWHQGRGIAVFEGIHDRNVAEAMRGVFLQVDSADLAPPEDPDEFHDHQLIGLRVESLDGSALGTVQRIEHAPASDLIVLAKSGGGTALIPFVTAIVPTVDIAGGRVIVDLPEGLLDL from the coding sequence GTGCTTCTCGTCGTCGGCCAGATCGGTAAACCGCACGGCATCCGGGGCGAGGTCTCGGTGGTCGTGCGGACCGACGAGCCGGAGGAACGCTTCACCGTCGGGTCGGTGTTCACCACGGAGGTCCCCCGGGACCGCCGGGTGAGCACCGGCCCGGCGGGCGCGTCCGCTCCGGGCGTCCGGTTCGAAGTTCCCAAGCAGCTCAAGCTCGAGTCGATCCGCTGGCATCAGGGCCGCGGCATCGCCGTGTTCGAGGGCATCCACGACCGCAACGTCGCCGAGGCGATGCGCGGCGTGTTCCTCCAGGTGGACAGCGCCGATCTGGCGCCCCCGGAGGACCCGGACGAGTTCCACGACCACCAGCTGATCGGGCTGCGCGTGGAGTCGCTCGACGGGTCCGCGCTCGGCACCGTGCAGCGCATCGAGCACGCCCCGGCCTCCGACCTGATCGTGCTGGCCAAGTCCGGTGGCGGGACCGCGCTGATCCCCTTCGTCACCGCGATCGTGCCGACCGTCGACATCGCCGGCGGCCGGGTGATCGTGGACCTCCCGGAAGGCCTCCTCGATCTGTGA
- a CDS encoding RNA-binding protein: protein MPAPTRTDGALRPALEHLVKGIVDNPDDVRVRLVDSRRGKRLEVRVHPEDLGTVIGRNGRTAKALRQVIGSIGGRGIRVDIVDAY, encoded by the coding sequence GTGCCGGCGCCGACGCGAACTGACGGGGCGCTCCGGCCCGCGCTGGAGCACCTCGTCAAGGGCATCGTCGACAACCCGGACGACGTCCGGGTCCGCCTGGTCGACTCGCGCCGCGGCAAGCGGCTCGAGGTCCGTGTGCACCCCGAGGACCTGGGAACGGTCATCGGGCGCAACGGGCGCACGGCCAAGGCGCTGCGTCAGGTGATCGGGTCGATCGGTGGGCGCGGTATCCGCGTCGACATCGTCGACGCGTACTGA
- the rpsP gene encoding 30S ribosomal protein S16 — translation MAVKIRLLRMGKIRNPQYRIVVADSRTKRDGRAIEYIGIYQPKEHPSVIEVKSERVQYWLSVGAQPSEPVQRILEKTGDWQKFKGLPAPAPLLVAPSKQSRTEVYEAEAKAAAGLADTKPAATPKKAKSESKPAAAPEAAEAKPAETKAADPAEPNREAVAETAEDPAGAGADAN, via the coding sequence GTGGCCGTTAAGATCCGGCTCCTGCGGATGGGCAAGATCCGCAACCCGCAGTACCGCATCGTCGTCGCCGACTCGCGCACCAAGCGCGACGGCCGCGCCATCGAGTACATCGGCATCTACCAGCCGAAGGAACACCCCTCGGTGATCGAGGTCAAGTCCGAGCGCGTGCAGTACTGGCTCTCCGTCGGCGCCCAGCCGTCCGAGCCGGTGCAGCGCATCCTCGAGAAGACCGGCGACTGGCAGAAGTTCAAGGGCCTGCCGGCTCCGGCGCCGCTGCTCGTCGCGCCGAGCAAGCAGAGCCGCACCGAGGTCTACGAGGCCGAGGCGAAGGCCGCTGCCGGGCTCGCCGACACCAAGCCGGCCGCCACCCCGAAGAAGGCGAAGTCCGAGTCGAAGCCGGCCGCCGCTCCGGAGGCCGCCGAGGCCAAGCCGGCGGAGACCAAGGCCGCCGACCCGGCCGAGCCGAACCGTGAGGCTGTCGCCGAGACGGCTGAGGACCCGGCCGGTGCCGGCGCCGACGCGAACTGA
- a CDS encoding DUF402 domain-containing protein, with translation MSFEPGRLVLHRDTHRGRIAFVHPGRVVSDDERGLLLWVARGSTIAVETTLDGRFARDLPSFLDWATVAKAPRIATWRGPGVLRLFPPGANHSVWWFRDDQGDFTNWYVNLEESAIRWDDGEVAGIDVIDQDLDVVAYPDRTWRWKDEDEFAERLAAPEHYWVRDEAEVWAEGRRVIKKIEAGEFPFDGTWTDFRPDPAWTAPAELPAGWDRPVEART, from the coding sequence GTGAGCTTCGAACCGGGACGTCTGGTCCTGCACCGTGACACCCACCGTGGCCGGATCGCCTTCGTGCATCCCGGCCGGGTGGTCTCGGACGACGAGCGCGGGCTGCTCCTCTGGGTGGCCCGCGGCTCCACCATCGCGGTCGAGACGACGCTGGACGGGCGGTTCGCCCGGGACCTGCCGTCGTTCCTCGACTGGGCGACCGTCGCGAAGGCGCCACGGATCGCGACCTGGCGCGGGCCGGGCGTGTTGCGCCTGTTTCCGCCCGGGGCGAACCATTCGGTCTGGTGGTTCCGCGACGATCAGGGCGACTTCACCAACTGGTACGTCAACCTGGAGGAGTCGGCGATCCGCTGGGACGACGGCGAGGTCGCCGGGATCGACGTGATCGACCAGGACCTGGACGTCGTGGCCTACCCCGACCGGACCTGGCGGTGGAAGGACGAGGACGAGTTCGCCGAGCGGCTCGCCGCGCCCGAGCACTACTGGGTGCGTGACGAGGCCGAGGTCTGGGCGGAGGGCCGCCGAGTGATCAAGAAGATCGAGGCGGGGGAGTTCCCGTTCGACGGCACCTGGACCGATTTCCGCCCGGATCCGGCCTGGACGGCGCCGGCCGAGCTGCCGGCCGGCTGGGACCGCCCGGTGGAAGCAAGGACATAG
- the proS gene encoding proline--tRNA ligase, whose protein sequence is MARVLTPRAEDFPRWYQDLIAKAQLADNGPVRGTMVIRPVGYAIWERMQADMDARIKEQGVQNAYFPLFIPENYLRREADHVEGFSPELAVVTHAGGKELAEPLVVRPTSETVIGEFMAKWVDSYRDLPLLLNQWANVVRWELRPRTFLRTTEFLWQEGHTAHATEQDAREHAREIHKHVYQAFMEELLAIPVVPGRKTKGERFAGATNTMTVEAMMGDGKALQMGTSHELGQNFAKAFDITYSSAERTVEHAWTTSWGTSTRMVGGLIMVHGDDNGLRLPPRLAPIQVQIMVVKAGEGVAEAAAQLREDLKTAGVRVKLDDRADIPFGRRAVDAELQGIPVRVEVGPRDLANGNAVIARRIDGSKSPVALAEVANAVVAALKADQQRLYDDALAFRVERTVDVKTLGEAIEASQTGWARVPWAAIGEAGEKEANGKAVTVRCLTREDGSMPESDEEPGLIAYLGRSY, encoded by the coding sequence ATGGCTCGCGTGCTCACTCCCCGTGCGGAGGACTTCCCCCGCTGGTATCAGGACCTCATCGCCAAGGCGCAGCTCGCCGACAACGGCCCGGTGCGCGGCACGATGGTGATCCGGCCGGTCGGCTACGCCATCTGGGAGCGCATGCAGGCCGACATGGACGCCCGGATCAAAGAGCAGGGCGTGCAGAACGCGTACTTCCCGCTCTTCATCCCGGAGAACTACCTGCGCCGCGAGGCCGACCACGTCGAGGGCTTCTCGCCGGAGCTGGCCGTGGTCACCCACGCCGGCGGCAAGGAGCTCGCCGAGCCGCTGGTGGTCCGGCCCACCAGCGAGACCGTGATCGGCGAGTTCATGGCCAAGTGGGTCGACTCGTACCGTGATCTCCCCCTGCTGCTGAACCAGTGGGCCAACGTGGTGCGCTGGGAGCTGCGGCCGCGGACCTTCCTGCGGACCACCGAGTTCCTCTGGCAGGAGGGGCACACCGCGCACGCCACCGAGCAGGACGCGCGGGAGCACGCCCGGGAGATCCACAAGCACGTCTACCAGGCGTTCATGGAGGAGCTGCTGGCCATCCCGGTGGTGCCCGGCCGTAAGACCAAGGGCGAGCGGTTCGCCGGCGCGACCAACACGATGACCGTCGAGGCCATGATGGGCGACGGCAAGGCGCTCCAGATGGGCACCTCGCACGAGCTCGGGCAGAACTTCGCGAAGGCGTTCGACATCACGTACTCGTCGGCCGAGCGCACCGTCGAGCACGCCTGGACCACGTCGTGGGGCACGTCGACCCGCATGGTCGGCGGCCTGATCATGGTGCACGGCGACGACAACGGCCTGCGGCTGCCGCCGCGGCTGGCGCCGATCCAGGTGCAGATCATGGTGGTCAAGGCAGGCGAGGGCGTCGCGGAGGCCGCGGCACAGCTCCGCGAGGACCTCAAGACAGCCGGCGTACGCGTGAAGCTGGACGACCGTGCCGACATCCCGTTCGGCCGGCGCGCGGTCGACGCCGAGTTGCAGGGCATCCCGGTCCGCGTCGAGGTCGGCCCCCGTGACCTGGCCAACGGCAACGCGGTGATCGCCCGCCGGATCGACGGCTCGAAGTCGCCGGTCGCCCTGGCCGAGGTGGCCAACGCCGTGGTCGCCGCGCTCAAGGCGGACCAGCAGCGGCTCTACGACGACGCGCTGGCGTTCCGGGTGGAGCGCACCGTCGACGTGAAGACGCTGGGCGAGGCGATCGAGGCGTCGCAGACCGGCTGGGCCCGGGTGCCGTGGGCCGCCATCGGCGAGGCCGGGGAGAAGGAGGCGAACGGCAAGGCCGTCACGGTCCGCTGCCTCACCCGCGAGGACGGCAGCATGCCGGAGTCGGACGAGGAGCCGGGCCTGATCGCCTACCTGGGTCGTTCGTACTGA
- a CDS encoding SigE family RNA polymerase sigma factor, which produces MDFDGFYRDTSRRLMRYAYGLTGDPGEAQDLVQEAYARAWQRWRHVSGYEDPEAWLRLVVNRLSTDRWRRLFVRRSHAAAERPRPPVAPPTEDTVLLVRALRTLPVTHRNALALHYLLDRSVAEIAVETGASVGTVKSWLSRGRAGLATALGSLEPTLLPEETTDAH; this is translated from the coding sequence ATGGACTTCGACGGGTTCTACCGGGACACGTCCCGGCGGCTGATGCGATATGCCTACGGGCTCACCGGGGATCCCGGCGAAGCCCAGGACCTGGTGCAGGAGGCCTACGCCCGGGCCTGGCAGCGCTGGCGGCACGTGTCCGGGTACGAGGATCCGGAGGCCTGGCTGCGGCTGGTGGTGAACCGGCTCTCCACCGACCGGTGGCGCAGGTTGTTCGTGCGCCGCAGTCACGCCGCGGCCGAGCGACCGCGGCCACCGGTCGCCCCGCCCACGGAGGACACCGTCCTGCTGGTCCGGGCGCTGCGGACGCTGCCGGTGACGCACCGCAACGCGCTCGCCCTGCACTACCTGCTGGACCGCTCGGTCGCCGAGATCGCCGTGGAGACCGGCGCGTCGGTCGGCACGGTCAAGTCCTGGCTGTCCCGGGGCCGGGCCGGCCTCGCCACGGCGCTCGGCTCGCTGGAACCAACCCTGCTCCCGGAGGAAACGACCGATGCCCACTGA
- a CDS encoding PQQ-binding-like beta-propeller repeat protein, whose amino-acid sequence MPTDLDDLFTALGCQADAIPIAPAEQARRRGQRRSRNQATIAAVAVCLVLAGVGGLLHRSGHSTAPAVTPSTRTLSEIGRPIGLDGTLTTWTSMAHDGRVFTLWQGPGGGLHVLAADLATGAEAWTVQHRGEAGETPRLRVADEAVVLRTGQAATGYDPADGHRLWDLPVAKPDELLVHHRALVRWSKDTGGLAAFDWRSGAQRWSLPGLGGGPVWSIAVHSVDQMSEDGGTDDRLVQVTGKGQVRVVDIGTGTVARSLTVPAPADDGMMLAYNGWLITHETTGTTYQVRATDLRTGDSAVVYTGSPGHALNAVDMYLDRLFVLDRSRTGTRVVAIDLKDRRRLWEILTTRPMAGISARAGHVLTSGEGITELYDQNGRFVYRTPDTYVTWLTTDTLLRVTMAGTVERIRVADGHVEPLGQIPLQLGPCDSTPDRLACPVAEGLRIWSLPG is encoded by the coding sequence ATGCCCACTGACCTCGACGACCTGTTCACGGCGCTCGGCTGTCAGGCCGACGCGATCCCGATCGCGCCCGCCGAGCAGGCGCGCCGGCGGGGGCAGCGGCGCAGCCGGAACCAGGCCACGATCGCTGCCGTCGCGGTGTGCCTGGTTCTGGCCGGAGTCGGCGGGCTGCTGCACCGGTCCGGGCACTCGACGGCCCCGGCCGTCACCCCGTCGACCCGGACGCTGTCCGAGATCGGCCGGCCGATCGGGCTCGACGGCACGCTCACCACCTGGACGTCGATGGCGCACGACGGCCGGGTCTTCACCCTGTGGCAGGGACCCGGTGGCGGGTTGCACGTGCTCGCGGCCGACCTGGCGACGGGCGCCGAGGCGTGGACGGTGCAGCACCGGGGCGAGGCCGGCGAGACCCCCCGCCTCCGAGTGGCCGATGAGGCGGTGGTGCTGCGCACCGGGCAGGCGGCCACCGGCTACGACCCCGCCGACGGCCACCGGCTCTGGGACCTGCCGGTCGCGAAGCCGGACGAGCTGCTGGTGCACCACCGCGCCCTGGTCCGCTGGTCCAAGGACACCGGAGGGCTCGCGGCGTTCGACTGGCGCAGCGGCGCGCAGCGGTGGTCGCTGCCTGGGCTCGGCGGCGGGCCGGTGTGGTCGATCGCCGTCCACTCGGTGGACCAGATGAGCGAGGACGGCGGCACCGACGACCGGCTGGTCCAGGTCACCGGCAAGGGGCAGGTCCGGGTGGTGGACATCGGCACCGGCACGGTGGCCCGGAGCCTGACCGTCCCCGCCCCGGCCGACGACGGGATGATGCTCGCCTACAACGGGTGGCTGATCACCCATGAGACGACCGGCACGACCTACCAGGTGCGCGCCACCGATCTCCGGACCGGCGACTCGGCCGTGGTGTACACCGGGTCGCCCGGCCACGCCCTGAACGCGGTCGACATGTATCTCGATCGACTCTTCGTGCTGGACCGGAGCCGCACCGGGACCAGGGTGGTCGCGATCGACCTGAAGGACCGCCGGCGACTCTGGGAAATCCTCACCACGCGCCCGATGGCCGGGATCTCCGCGCGCGCCGGGCACGTGCTGACCAGCGGCGAGGGGATCACTGAGCTCTACGACCAGAACGGGCGGTTCGTGTATCGCACGCCGGACACCTACGTCACCTGGCTCACCACGGACACGCTGCTGAGGGTCACGATGGCCGGAACGGTGGAACGGATCCGGGTCGCCGACGGGCACGTCGAGCCGCTCGGCCAGATCCCGTTGCAGCTCGGGCCGTGTGACAGCACCCCGGACCGGCTGGCCTGCCCGGTCGCCGAGGGGCTGCGGATCTGGAGCCTGCCCGGCTGA
- a CDS encoding amidohydrolase family protein, protein MALHVRGVVLPDGEVRDLWLVGDRVTFEPVADAETISDGGWIVPGLVDAHCHLGIAYGAKPISGLDQARELSHIDRDAGVLALRDAGSPYPYPELDDEPGVPRLARAGRHVAAPRRYLRDIGVEVAADEVAAAVTAQAKAGTGWVKLVGDWIDREVGDLAPSWDAATMTAAVEAAHAAGARAAVHTFSEEGVEIMVRAGVDSVEHGTGLSLDLIDEMARRGTALVPTMINIRTFGKIADQAREKFAGYADHMIALRDRFPEVVLAAHEAGVPIYVGTDAGGGIRHGLAAEEMLYLHEAGIPAVDVLAAASWRARDWLGFPGLVEGGLADLVVYDADPRADLRVVKAPRRIVLRGAVIR, encoded by the coding sequence ATGGCGTTGCATGTGCGTGGGGTGGTTCTGCCGGACGGTGAGGTTCGGGACCTCTGGCTTGTTGGGGACCGGGTCACTTTTGAACCGGTTGCTGACGCCGAGACGATCAGTGACGGCGGGTGGATCGTGCCGGGGCTGGTCGACGCGCACTGCCACCTCGGGATCGCCTACGGGGCGAAGCCGATCAGCGGGCTCGACCAGGCTCGTGAGCTGTCGCACATCGACCGGGACGCCGGGGTGCTGGCGCTGCGGGACGCCGGTTCGCCGTACCCGTACCCCGAATTGGACGACGAACCCGGAGTGCCCCGCCTCGCCCGCGCCGGGCGGCACGTCGCGGCCCCTCGCCGCTACCTGCGGGACATCGGCGTGGAAGTGGCCGCCGACGAGGTCGCGGCGGCGGTGACCGCGCAGGCCAAGGCCGGGACCGGCTGGGTCAAGCTGGTCGGCGACTGGATCGATCGGGAGGTCGGCGACCTGGCCCCGAGCTGGGACGCGGCGACCATGACGGCGGCGGTCGAGGCCGCCCACGCGGCGGGTGCGCGGGCCGCGGTGCACACGTTCTCCGAGGAGGGCGTGGAGATCATGGTGCGGGCGGGCGTGGACTCGGTGGAGCACGGCACCGGCCTGTCCCTGGACCTGATCGACGAGATGGCCCGGCGCGGGACCGCCCTGGTGCCCACGATGATCAACATCCGGACGTTCGGGAAGATCGCCGACCAGGCCCGGGAGAAGTTCGCCGGGTACGCCGACCACATGATCGCCCTGCGCGACAGGTTCCCCGAGGTGGTGCTGGCCGCGCACGAGGCCGGCGTCCCGATCTACGTGGGCACCGACGCGGGCGGCGGGATCCGGCACGGGCTGGCCGCCGAGGAGATGCTCTACCTGCACGAGGCCGGCATCCCGGCGGTGGACGTGCTGGCCGCCGCGTCCTGGCGGGCCCGGGACTGGCTCGGGTTCCCCGGGCTGGTCGAGGGCGGCCTGGCCGACCTGGTCGTCTACGACGCCGACCCGCGCGCCGACCTGCGCGTGGTGAAGGCGCCCCGCCGGATCGTGCTGCGGGGCGCCGTCATCCGCTGA